The sequence below is a genomic window from Lactiplantibacillus pentosus.
AGTCCTTTGAACCCTCGGTGGATCCGCTTCAGAGACTTCTCGTTATAAACATTAAACTGAGAAACCAGGAAGCGATCCAGTGAATCTTCCGTTGGAAATTGTTCTTTGTGGTGGGTGTATAGTGATTGCCGGATAGCTGGTGGAAAGTCCATTAAAGTGAGTAAATTCGGCATTTTAAGCAGATCTTTGATTAATTTGGGATAGGTCTGATGCCAGTTGTTGGCGAACTCATTCAGTTTCAGTTCGGCTGCTTCACGGTTGGCGGCCCGATGAACTTGTTTAAAGTCACTGATCACGGCCTTGCGGTCTTTTACGCGAACTTTGTTCATCAGATTCCGCCCAACATGAACCAGGCAACGTTGTCGTTTGGCTTTAGGGAAATGCCGATTCAAGCCTTCATCCAAACCAACTAACCCATCGGCCACAAACAACAGCACATCTTTAACGCCCTGCTTGATCAAGGTTCCCAGCAGTTCAGTCCAGATTCCAGTCGATTCCGTTGGCGCCACTTGGTAGTTCAGCACTTCTTTCGTCCCATCTGGACGAATGCCAATCGCAATATGAACGGCTTCTTTTTGAACGGTATCCCGCTTTAACGGCAAGTAAGTGGCATCTAAGAAGATGGCTGCATATTGTGAAGCCAGTCGACGTTGCTGGAAAGCTTGAACCTGTTCATTGACGGCTTTAGTCATGTTGGAAACCGTGGCTTGGGAGTAGTGAGCACCGTACATTTTTTCAATGAGTTCGGCAATTTCAGCAGTGGTAATTCCCTTGGTATACAACTGAATGACCGTTGTTTCTAAATTATCACTGTGCCGACCGTAGGCTGGCAAGGTATGATTTTCAAACCGGCCATTGCGATCTCGAGGAATGGTTAAGTTAAGTTGGCCGTACTTCGTATCAAACGAGCGCTCATAACTGCCGTTGCGGTTATTACCAGTGTTAATCCCAGCGTATGAGTAGCGTTCGTAACCCAAAAACTCTGCCAATTCGGTTTGAAGCAGCTGGTTAATCGCAATTTCGAGGTGGTGACGAAAAACTTCGTCCAAATCTTGCTTTTGGGCTAGTGCAGCGATAATTTCTGTGGTAAGTTCATTCATGGGGAATGCCTCCTGTGATGTTTTCTGTGATTACTAAATATCATAAGGGAAGGCATTCCCTATTTCTATACAATTCAGAAATCTTTTATGCATTTACACAAGATATTTTACGCTCTCCTGTAAGGAGGGTAAAATAGAAATTAAATAAAAGTATATTAAATATATTTAATATATTTATTTTTTCCGCCTCATATCATAGATTGCTCTTTCCGAAGCAGTTAATGTTGCTAAATAAGCATTCATTGCAACATCTACAACTTTATACATTGGCATATCTTTAGCGTAACTTAGGTTTTGAATGAGTTCTAATACTGGTGGATCAACCTGTACAGGTTTTCGATCCTTGGCCTTAAAACCTTTTTCGCCATAAGTGATTTTGGCGTCATCATCTATTTTCGTTGGTTCGTTTCTAACATCAATTTTAGGTTTTGAATCGATATTATCTCTATTCAGCAATCCCATCTAATTGTATCTCCTTCCCAGCTGGTAATGTAGTATTAGTCATTGAATCAAAATAATGTGATTCATATCGAAAGTCTTTAACATCTCCAGTTTTTTCAAATGATTCAATTCTCAATTCTAATTCGGTAAACAAATCTGCAAATAAAGCAAACATTTTTCTGTCATTGTAATCGTTTAATGAAAAGCCATTTTCTCCAAATGCTTCAAGTCGGTCGTGATTTTTAACAATAGTGTGAAAAACATTATCTTCACCGTAACGCGCAACAGTTTTTTTGTAATTTAAAAGTTGTGTCTTTTTTCTGGAGGAAAGTAATGCAGGTAATATGCCAGCTACTTGAAACTTTGCTTCGTTTGGGAAGTTATTCAACATGGGTTGTAAATAATTGCTAATGAAATTACTTGTGCCTTCCATTGCCATTCTTTTTACTTCTTGTACAGCAATAATATAATCAGTAACCATTATTATTGCGTCCACTACTGAATCGGTAGACGGAGCTACATCGAAAAAAATGTAATCATACTTTGGACGGATTTCATCGACCATTTTTTTGAAATAAAAATACCGTTCACGTTTGTTTT
It includes:
- a CDS encoding IS256 family transposase, producing the protein MNELTTEIIAALAQKQDLDEVFRHHLEIAINQLLQTELAEFLGYERYSYAGINTGNNRNGSYERSFDTKYGQLNLTIPRDRNGRFENHTLPAYGRHSDNLETTVIQLYTKGITTAEIAELIEKMYGAHYSQATVSNMTKAVNEQVQAFQQRRLASQYAAIFLDATYLPLKRDTVQKEAVHIAIGIRPDGTKEVLNYQVAPTESTGIWTELLGTLIKQGVKDVLLFVADGLVGLDEGLNRHFPKAKRQRCLVHVGRNLMNKVRVKDRKAVISDFKQVHRAANREAAELKLNEFANNWHQTYPKLIKDLLKMPNLLTLMDFPPAIRQSLYTHHKEQFPTEDSLDRFLVSQFNVYNEKSLKRIHRGFKGLQDTLEASFI
- the prgO gene encoding DNA segregation protein PrgO, whose amino-acid sequence is MGLLNRDNIDSKPKIDVRNEPTKIDDDAKITYGEKGFKAKDRKPVQVDPPVLELIQNLSYAKDMPMYKVVDVAMNAYLATLTASERAIYDMRRKK
- the prgP gene encoding ParA superfamily DNA segregation protein PrgP, which encodes MKKGRVVVLTNLKGGVGKTTDTDLLAIVASKPSLFNQKVLLIDVDLQANTTNNIKRTFNVNQFPQSFVKAAQTGTLKNAIMPLTENLDIIAGSIAEHELVDSIIDNSKNKRERYFYFKKMVDEIRPKYDYIFFDVAPSTDSVVDAIIMVTDYIIAVQEVKRMAMEGTSNFISNYLQPMLNNFPNEAKFQVAGILPALLSSRKKTQLLNYKKTVARYGEDNVFHTIVKNHDRLEAFGENGFSLNDYNDRKMFALFADLFTELELRIESFEKTGDVKDFRYESHYFDSMTNTTLPAGKEIQLDGIAE